A region of the Oncorhynchus nerka isolate Pitt River linkage group LG9a, Oner_Uvic_2.0, whole genome shotgun sequence genome:
gtggtggatatattgaagcaacatctcaagacatcagtcaggaagttaaagcttggtagcaaatgggtcttccaaatggacaatgacactaattgagtgtatgtaaacctctgacccactgggaatgtgatgaaagaaataaaagctgaaataaataattctctctactattattctgacatttcaaattcttagaataaagtggtgatactaactgacctaagacagggaatttttactttggttaaatgtcaggaattgtgaaaattgagtttaaatggttttggctaaggtgtatgtaaacttctgacttcaactgtacatgttctctcttctccagagTATACAGACATACGCTTTCACCAGTGGATTAGAGTATATACTGTACTGCACCCGTTCTCTACTCACTGAGGTTATTGATATTTCTAGCTGCCCTTAGAGCAGACTTCATGGCCGTCTCTATCCAGGCATGAGGCAGGGCTGTGTGCTCCCCAGCAAAGTGGATCCTATTGTCATTCCTGAACAGTTCTGAGGCATAGTCTATATGTTGGTACGGGGTGAAGAGGGCAAATGCCCCAAGACTATAGGGATCCAGCGCCCACTTCTTCACCAGCCCTCCAATGCAGAGTGGCCGTATGCCCTCCCCGTGGATCTTGACAAGGTCCTCCAGCACTAGACCCTGCAGCTCCTCGTCATTCACCCCTTGAAAGAGGGTGGAGTCATCCGAGAATGTATAGGAAGCCAAGAGGGCCCCGATGTCCGTGTTAGGGAATCTGTGGCTGGGGTAGTAGATGAAACGAGAGGGCATATCCGTGATGCTCCTCCCTCCATTGATGCCCTCCTTCTCCCAGAACCTCTCACTGAATATCAGGACCACCTTCATAATGATATCAACTTTATTAATAGCCCTTCTCATTAGAACAGTTTCAAATAACAGGATCAAACTATCAGAATGCACCGTGCGTAATACACCAATTCCTGTATTGGGGACTTAGAGGACTGCAAATGTTAATGCTAGCTCAGTAACCCCTGGTTCAAGTTATCATTAAGCGTTTGATTAGGTGCATCAGGGGTGTTAGTGCTGGCAAGAACAAAAATGTGCAATCACCAAGGCCCCCTCCAGACCTAGAATTGAGAAAACCTGAACTACACTGTATTACACTGCAAATCTTACCTTGGTGGAGCTATCATAGTGCAGCGAACGCAGCGCCTCCATCTTGTCTGCTGAGAGCGGGGGCTGGAAGTCGATAAAGAGAGTAGCCTTGGCGGTGGCTGTCAACAAGGCGTAGTCAACTGTCAGGTGGGTGAGGGAGGATGGTTTGTGCCAGAGATGGTGGTCCTGGTAGGACACGGTCACTTTATTGCTGGTCTGACTGATACGTTTCACCTTGGAATTTAAGTGGATGGTGCCCTTCAAGTCCTCGCAAATGGCATTGGGTAGTTTGTCAAACCCGCCTGTCACCTCAAAGtagctgaaaaaaaaaaaataataataatcacactgCTGTAAAGCTTGGGCATTCAGGGTATACCGCACATGTGTAAATGTGTTGTAACCAAAGTGGTGAGGCAGTGGTGCCTAGTTTTATCTGAAAGAGCCGTTGTGGGTCCAGGCTTTTGTTCCAACCAAAAGGTAACAtatctatacaggtgtgttaaatGATTTACCGTCTTCATTCAAGGCGTAGCTGCATCAGGTTTGCTACTGTGGTTGGAACGAAAGCATAGACCGACACCTACCCTCTGCGGATATAATTGAACTCCACCAAGTAGGGCTCTCGATAAATCAGATGATTGTGGTGTATATACAGAAGGGGCATTCTTACATAGTCTCATCATTGATATCAGACTGATCATACAGAGCCTCTGTGAGTGCAGTGTAGAATAAACTGTTCTCATTCAGAATATCCCCAATCATCCGCAAAGCACCACGACTCAGATTGGCCTCCTTCACAAAGTACTCCTGTCAGAAACAAACCATTTAGACTTAATCTTAGCTGTACTATATATGTAGAATGGCTGGATGAAAGGGTCTACGTTCAaaggcatacagttgaagtcggaggtttacatacacttaggttggagtcattcaaactcgtttttcaaccactccacacatttcttgataacaaactatagttttggcaagtcggttaggacatctactttgtgcatgatacaagtaagttttccaacaattgttaacagacagattatttaacttataattcactgtaatacaattccagtgggtcagaagtttacatacactaagttgactgtgcctttaaacagctcggaaaattccagaaaatgttcttctgataggctaattgacataatttgagtcaattggaggtgtacctgtggatgtacttcaaggcctaccttcaaactcagtacctctttgcttaacatcatgggaaaatcaaaagaaatcagccaagacctctgaaaaaTAATTATAGACCACaaattttcaaacgcctgaaggtaacacgttcatctgtacaaacaatagtaagcaagtataaacaccatggggccatGCAGccaccataccgctcaggaaggagaagcattctgtctcatagagatgaacgtactttggtgcgaaaagtgcaaatcaataccagaacaacagcaaaggaccttgtaaagatgctgggggaaacaggtacaaaagtatatatatccacagtaaagatgctgaaggaaacaggtacaaaagtatctatatccacagtaaaacgagacctatatcgacataacctgaaaggccgctcagcaaggaagaagctcctgctccaaaactgccataaaaaaagccagactacaatttgcaactgcacatggggacaaagatcgtactttttggagaaatgtcctctggtctgatgaaacaaaaatagaactttgTCCATAATTACCATTGTTTtctttggaggagaaagggggaggcttgcatgccgaagaacaccatcccaaccatgaagcatggggtggtagcatcatgtagtggaggtgctttgctgcaggagggactggtgcacttcacaaaatagatggcatgaaTGGAGGAAGGAAAAtttggtggatatattgaagcaacatctcaagacatcagtcaacaagttaaagctttgtcgcaaatgggtcttccaaatggacaatgaccccaagcatacttccaaagttgtggcaaaacggcttgaggacatcaaagtcaaggtattggagtggccatcacaaagccctgacctcaatcctatagaaaatgtgtgagcaGAGCTGAagaagcatgtgcgagcaaggaggcctacaatcctgactcagttacaccagctttgtcaggaggaatgggccaaaatgcatccaacttattgtgggaagcttgtggaaggctacccgaaacatttgacccaagtcaaacaatttaagaaaatgctaccaaatactaattgagtgtatgtaaaccactgacccactgggaatgtgatgaaagaaataaaagctgaaataaaacattctctctactgttatttatccggaggctgcattcattgtagctggggattttaggctaatctgaaaacaagactccctaaattttatcagcatatcgattgcgcaaccaagGGTGGAAAAatcttggatcattgttactctaacttccgcgacgcatataaggccctgccccgcccccctttcggaaaagctgaccacgactccattttgttgatccctgcctacagacagaaactaaaacaacaggctcccacgctgaggtctgtccaacgctggtccgaccaagctgactccacactccaagactgcttccatcacgtggactgcgatatgtttcgtattgcgtcagataacaatattgacgaatacgctgattctgtgtgcgagttcattagaacgtgcgttgaagatgtcgttcccatagcaacaattaaaacattccctaaccagaaaccgtggattgatggcagcattcgcgtgaaactgaaagcgcgaaccactgcttttaatcagggcaaggtgtctggtaacatgaccgaatacaaacagtgcagctactccctccgcaaggctatcaaacaagctaagtgtcagtacagagacaaagtagaatctcaattcaacggctcagacacaagaggcatgtggcagggtctacagtcaatcacggactacaggaagaaatccagcccagtcacggaccaggatgtcttgctcccaggcagactaaataacttttttgcccgctttgaggacaatacagtgccactgacacggcctgcaacggaaacatgcggtctctccttcactgcagccgaggtgagtaagacatttaaacgtgttaaccctcgcaaggctgcaggcccagacggcatccccagccgcgccctcagagcatgcgcagaccagctggccggtgtgtttacggacatattcaatcaatccctataccagtctgctgttcccacatgcttcaagagggccaccattgttcctgttcccaagaaagctaaggtaactgagctaaacgactaccgccccgtagcactcacttccgtcatcatgaagtgctttgagagactagtcaaggaccatatcacctccaccctacctgacaccctagacccactccaatttgcttaccgcccaaataggtccacagacgatgcaatctcaaccacactgcacactgccctaacccatctggacaagaggaatacctatgtgagaatgctgttcatcgactacagctcggcattcaacaccatagtaccctccaagctcgtcatcaagctcgagaccctgggtctcgaccccgccctgtgcaactgggtactggacttcctgacgggccgcccccaggtggtgagggtaggcaacaacatctcctccccgctgatcatcaacactggggccccacaagggtgcgttctgagccctctcctgtactccctgttcacccacgactgcgtggccacgcacgcctccaactcaatcatcaagtttgcggacgacacaacagtggtaggcttgattaccaacaacgacgagacggcctactgACACCTTcgtagtgtggtgtcaggaaaataacctcacactcaacgtcaacaaaactaaggagatgattgtggacttcaggaaacagcagagggaacacccccctatccacatcaatggaacagtagtggagagggtagcaagttttaagttcctcggcatacacatcacagacaaactgaattggtccactcacacagacggcatcgtgaagaaggcgcagcagcgcctcttcaacctcaggaggctgaagaaattcggcttgtcaccaaaagcactcacaaacttctacagatgcacaatcgagagcatcctggcgggctgtatcaccgcctggtacggcaactgctccgccctcaaccgtaaggctctccagagggtagtgaggtctgcacaacgcatcaccgggggcaaactacctgccctccaggacacctacaccacccgatgttacaggaaggccataaagatcatcaaggacatcaaccacccgagccactgcctgttcaccccgctatcatccagaaaccgaggtcagtacaggtgcatcaaagctgggaccgagagactgaaaaacagcttctatctcaaggccatcagactgttaaacagccaccactaacattgagtggctgctgccaacacactgacactgactcaactccagccactttaataatgggaattgattggaaatgatgtaaatatatcactagccactttaaacaatgctaccttatataatgttacttaccctacattattcatctcatatgcatacgtatatactgtactctatatcatcgactgcatccttatgtaatacatgtatcactagccactttaactatgccactttgtttacatactcatctcatatgtatatactgtactcaataccatctactgtatcttgcctatgctgctctgtaccatcactcattcatatatccttatgtacatattctttatccccttacattgtgtataagacagtagttttgtaattgttacatttacatttacatttaagtcatttagcagacgctcttatccagagcgacttacaaattggtgcattcaccttatgacatccagtggagcagccactttataatctaaatctaaatcttttaagggggggggtgagaaggattactttatcctatcctaggtattccttaaagaggtggggtttcaggtgtctccggaaggtggtgattgactccgctgtcctggcgtcatgagggagtttgttccaccattggggggccagagcagcgaacagttttgactgggctgagcgggaactgtacttcctcagtggtagggaggcgagcaggccagaggtggatgaacgcagtgcccttgtttgggtgtagggcctgatcagagcctggaggtactgaggtgccgttcccctcacagctccgtaggcaagcaccatggtcttgtagcggatgcgagcttcaactggaagccagtggagagagcggaggagcggggtgacgtgagagaacttgggaaggttgaacaccagacgggctgcggcgttctggatgagttgtaggggtttaatggcacaggcagggagcccagccaacagcgagttgcagtaatccagacgggagatgacaagtgcctggattaggacctgcgccgcttcctgtgtgaggcagggtcatactctgcggatgttgtagagcatgaacctacaggaacgggccaccgccttgatgttagttgagaacgacagggtgttgtccaggatcacgccaaggttcttagcgctctgggaggaggacacagtggagttgtcaaccgtgatggcgagatcatggaacgggcagtccttccccgggaggaagagcagctccgtcttgccgaggttcaccttgaggtggtgatccgtcatccacactgatatgtctgccagacatgcagagatgcgattcgccacctggtcatcagaagggggaaaggagaagattaattgtgtgtcgtctgcatagcaatgataggagagaccatgtgaggttatgacagagccaagtgacttggtgtatagcgagaataggagagggcctagaacagagccctgggggacaccagtggtgagagcacgtggtgaggagacggattctcgccacgccacctggtaggagcgacctgtcaggtaggacgcaatccaagcgtgggccgcgccggagatgcccaactcggagagggtggagaggaggatctgatggttcacagtatcgaaggcagccgataggtctagaaggatgagagcagaggagagagagttagctttagcagtgcggagtgcctccgtgatacagagaagagcagtctcagttgaatgactagtcttgaaacctgactgatttggatcaagaaggtcattctgagagagatagcgggagagctggccaaggacggcacgttcaagagttttggagagaaaagaaagaagggatactggtctgtagttgttgacatcggagggatcgagtgtaggttttttcagaaggggtgcaactctcgctctcttgaagacggaagggacctGAAGGGAagggaattgttagttagattacttgttggttattactgcattgtcggaactagaagcacaagcatttcgctacactcgcattaacatctgctaaccatgtgtatgtgacaaataaaatttgattggatttgatttggttcagatatttcacattcttaaaataaagtggtgatcctaactgacctaagacaggacatctttactctgattaaatgtcaggaattgtgaaaaactgagtttaaatgtatttagctaaggtgtatgtaatcttccgacttcaactgtatatgcaaaATGTATACATAATGTTGTAATAGTGTTACAATCATTATCAACCCATCACATTCTCATTCACTCAAAGCAGCTGCTGTATCTTGTCTGGTGTCATCACTCAAAATGAATGATCTCATAAAAGCCAACCATATCCAGTAGACCCACAAGGAAGTTGTTTCTTTCTTTACCTTTACAGAGAACATGTCATATTTGTCCAGCATGGCACGGCAGCCATTGTTCTTCACATAATCTCTTATCTGCAACAAATCATGTATAGCTCATTTATTTGTCATGTACATTTTGTGATaagatgtttctgcaactgtTCAGGAGAATCAAAAATAGTTTATTGTATTGGACCCGAAAACCCTATTTGATTCCACTGCATCTGCACCAACCTTCTGCAAAGACAAGTCGAAGAGCTGATCAGCAGACTTCCCTCTCTCATCTTCATTCAACGGATAGTTGAGGACGTCTGGGTCCCCTTTCACCAGATAGTTTTTGTGCAGCAACCCATTCACCAAATAGTAGGTATTAATGTTATCCTCAATGAATGGGTTCAGACTAAGGCCTGCATGGTTTGCAATCTTCAACAGAATTCTATGGAGTGAGAGATCTTATGGTTAACATTGAAATGTTGATGGTAAATGTGAGCACATTCTGTCATTCCCATGCAAATCATTTTTGATGAGATACTTGACTTTTTTTTTTGCAATGATAACCAGTAAGAAATATTGTGATACCTTTGTATTGTGGCATATAGAACTAAATGTCTGACTCCATTCAAGATCATTCTGAACTGCTTTATTGCCTGTTTTTACAACTCTGAATCTCTCACGTCCACATAAGCGTCTACTACTAGAACTACCCCATAACCAACATTGCAACACTCTGACTGATATCTATCATATGGTGT
Encoded here:
- the LOC115134799 gene encoding L-amino-acid oxidase-like, which codes for MIAYLALCKYFSLAIVVVIVSCVNGKDPLFDCLQDSDYNELLRIVDKGLPHTSTPHHIAIIGAGMAGLTAAKFLEEAGHKVTIIESSNRIGGRVETYRPKGEHWYAELGAMRIPNFHTILLKIANHAGLSLNPFIEDNINTYYLVNGLLHKNYLVKGDPDVLNYPLNEDERGKSADQLFDLSLQKIRDYVKNNGCRAMLDKYDMFSVKEYFVKEANLSRGALRMIGDILNENSLFYTALTEALYDQSDINDETIYFEVTGGFDKLPNAICEDLKGTIHLNSKVKRISQTSNKVTVSYQDHHLWHKPSSLTHLTVDYALLTATAKATLFIDFQPPLSADKMEALRSLHYDSSTKVVLIFSERFWEKEGINGGRSITDMPSRFIYYPSHRFPNTDIGALLASYTFSDDSTLFQGVNDEELQGLVLEDLVKIHGEGIRPLCIGGLVKKWALDPYSLGAFALFTPYQHIDYASELFRNDNRIHFAGEHTALPHAWIETAMKSALRAARNINNLSE